The following coding sequences lie in one Microvirga sp. 17 mud 1-3 genomic window:
- the mutS gene encoding DNA mismatch repair protein MutS, giving the protein MSTQARTISPDRPETDAPAAAKPAVQDGRVTPMMAQYIEIKAANPDSLLFYRMGDFYELFFEDAEVASQALGIVLTKRGKHQGQDIPMCGVPVDRADDYLQRLIGLGYRVAVCEQTEDPAEAKKRGAKSVVRRDVVRLVTPGTITEDRLLDPGRANLFLAVARRRVSEHEWCYGLAAVDISTGRFTLSETDGAGLSAEIARFDPREILVPDSIHDDPELAPFWRETKIAVTPLPREGLDPASAERRLKEYFGVATLDAFGSFGRAEIAAAGCALFYVEKTQIDSRPVLHPPSRGGTGATLAIDAATRANLELTRTLSGERAGSLLATIDCTVTPGGARLLGERLAGPLTDPDAIHDRQDSVAVLLDDGALRDRLRRILKRSPDFARALSRLGLGRGGPRDLACVRDGLLAARDLGLELAIAPNLSRELAEAARTLQSLDTSVADRLAALLADELPLLKRDGGFVRAGYAPDLDELRELQQDSRRFIAALQARYATETGCRTLRVKHNHMIGYFVEVPQNVGEDLLKEPWKEIFVHRQTMAGAMRFSTVELGELESKIASAADRALKIELGLFEAMAQDLVALSADIAAAAEAMAVVDVTAALADLAMRLDWTRPLVDRSLAFRIVGGRHPVVEAALRREGQPFIANDSDLSGSEAGHIQLITGPNMGGKSTYLRQNALIVVLAQMGAFVPAKEARIGIVDRLFSRVGAADDLARGRSTFMVEMVETAAILNQATSHSLVILDEIGRGTATFDGLSIAWAAIEHLHEANRCRALFATHFHELTALAERLPRVSNATLKVTEWHGEVVFLHEVVPGAADRSYGLQVARLAGLPAAVVERARAILSELERSDREHPKKALVDDLPLFAVAAPRPEPAKPAAPDPLRQALEALDPDEMTPRDALEALYRLKGQL; this is encoded by the coding sequence ATGTCGACCCAAGCCCGCACCATCTCGCCCGACCGTCCCGAAACCGATGCGCCCGCCGCGGCCAAGCCCGCCGTGCAGGACGGTCGCGTCACGCCCATGATGGCGCAGTATATCGAGATCAAGGCCGCCAATCCCGACAGTCTCCTGTTCTACCGGATGGGGGATTTCTACGAGCTGTTCTTCGAGGATGCTGAAGTCGCGAGCCAGGCGCTCGGGATCGTCCTCACCAAGCGCGGCAAGCACCAGGGGCAGGATATCCCCATGTGCGGCGTGCCCGTGGACCGGGCCGACGACTACCTCCAGCGCCTGATCGGCCTTGGCTACCGGGTGGCGGTCTGCGAGCAGACCGAGGATCCGGCGGAGGCGAAGAAGCGCGGCGCCAAATCCGTGGTGCGACGGGACGTGGTGCGCCTCGTCACCCCAGGCACGATCACCGAGGACCGCCTCCTGGATCCGGGCCGGGCGAACCTGTTCCTGGCGGTCGCACGGCGCCGGGTTTCGGAGCACGAATGGTGCTACGGTCTTGCGGCCGTGGACATCTCGACGGGCCGCTTCACCTTGAGCGAGACGGACGGGGCCGGCCTTTCGGCCGAGATCGCCCGCTTCGATCCCCGTGAGATCCTGGTGCCGGATTCGATCCATGACGATCCGGAACTCGCGCCCTTCTGGCGCGAGACGAAGATCGCCGTCACGCCCCTGCCGCGGGAGGGGCTCGACCCCGCCTCTGCGGAGCGGCGCCTGAAGGAATATTTCGGGGTCGCGACCCTCGATGCCTTCGGGTCCTTCGGGCGGGCCGAGATCGCGGCGGCGGGCTGCGCCCTTTTCTATGTGGAAAAGACCCAGATCGACAGCCGGCCGGTCCTCCATCCGCCTTCCCGCGGGGGGACGGGGGCGACGCTCGCCATCGACGCGGCGACTCGGGCCAATCTGGAACTCACCCGCACCCTTTCGGGAGAGCGGGCCGGGAGCCTGCTCGCCACCATCGACTGCACGGTGACGCCGGGCGGCGCCAGGCTTCTGGGGGAGCGGCTCGCCGGCCCCCTTACGGACCCTGACGCCATCCACGACCGGCAGGATTCCGTCGCGGTTCTCCTGGATGACGGGGCGCTGCGGGACCGCCTCCGGCGCATCCTCAAGCGCTCGCCCGACTTCGCCCGCGCCCTGTCGCGTCTCGGCCTCGGCCGCGGCGGGCCGCGGGACCTCGCCTGCGTTCGCGACGGCCTCCTGGCGGCGCGGGATCTCGGCCTCGAACTCGCCATCGCGCCCAACCTGTCCCGGGAGTTGGCGGAGGCGGCCCGAACGCTGCAATCCCTCGACACGAGCGTCGCCGACAGGCTCGCGGCCCTCCTGGCGGACGAATTGCCCCTCCTGAAGCGCGACGGCGGCTTCGTCCGCGCGGGCTATGCGCCCGACCTCGACGAACTGCGCGAGCTCCAGCAGGATTCCCGCCGTTTCATCGCGGCCCTCCAGGCCCGCTATGCGACCGAGACCGGCTGTCGGACCCTGCGGGTGAAGCACAACCACATGATCGGCTACTTCGTGGAAGTGCCGCAGAACGTGGGCGAGGACCTGCTCAAGGAGCCTTGGAAGGAGATCTTCGTCCATCGGCAGACCATGGCGGGCGCCATGCGGTTCTCCACCGTCGAGCTGGGAGAACTCGAATCGAAGATCGCCTCGGCGGCCGACCGGGCGCTCAAGATCGAGCTCGGGCTCTTCGAGGCGATGGCCCAGGACCTCGTCGCCCTGTCGGCCGACATTGCGGCCGCCGCGGAGGCTATGGCCGTGGTGGACGTGACGGCCGCCCTGGCGGATCTTGCCATGCGGCTCGACTGGACACGTCCCCTGGTCGACAGGAGCCTCGCGTTCCGGATCGTCGGCGGCCGCCATCCGGTGGTCGAGGCGGCGCTCCGGCGGGAGGGCCAGCCCTTCATCGCCAACGATTCCGACCTTTCGGGCAGCGAAGCCGGGCATATCCAGCTCATCACCGGCCCGAACATGGGCGGCAAGTCGACCTATCTGCGCCAGAACGCGCTCATCGTGGTGCTCGCCCAGATGGGGGCCTTCGTGCCCGCGAAGGAGGCCCGGATCGGCATAGTGGACCGGCTGTTCTCCCGGGTCGGCGCCGCGGACGACCTGGCGCGCGGCCGCTCGACCTTCATGGTCGAGATGGTCGAGACCGCCGCCATCCTCAACCAGGCGACCTCCCACTCCCTGGTGATCCTCGACGAGATCGGGCGCGGCACCGCCACCTTCGACGGTCTCTCGATCGCCTGGGCGGCCATCGAGCATCTGCACGAGGCCAATCGCTGCCGCGCGCTCTTCGCGACCCATTTCCACGAGCTGACGGCCCTGGCCGAGCGGCTGCCCCGGGTCTCCAACGCCACCCTGAAGGTGACGGAATGGCATGGGGAGGTCGTCTTCCTGCACGAGGTCGTTCCCGGCGCGGCCGACCGGTCCTACGGCTTGCAGGTGGCCCGCCTCGCCGGCCTACCGGCGGCCGTGGTGGAGCGCGCAAGGGCGATCCTGAGCGAGCTCGAGCGCTCGGACCGGGAGCATCCCAAGAAGGCCCTGGTGGACGATCTGCCCCTCTTCGCCGTTGCGGCCCCGCGCCCGGAACCCGCGAAACCCGCGGCTCCCGATCCCCTGCGGCAGGCCCTCGAGGCTCTCGACCCGGACGAGATGACACCACGGGACGCGCTCGAAGCGCTCTATCGTCTCAAGGGCCAGCTCTGA
- a CDS encoding YifB family Mg chelatase-like AAA ATPase, which translates to MVMHVATVAFEGIEARTVDVQVQIAAGNVAFAVVGLPDKAVAESRERVRSALIASGLALPAKRIVVNLAPADLPKEGSHYDLPIALGLMAAMGAIPADALNGFTVLGELALDGSITSVAGVLPAAMAAVERQHGLICPAACGAEAAWASQDLDILAPASLIQLANHFKGSQVMARPKPAIMPTSGAMPDLRDIKGQESAKRTLEIAAAGAHNLLMSGPPGAGKSMLAQRLPSILPPLAPRELLELSMIQSVAGLLAEGALTNRRPFRAPHHSASMAALVGGGLNARPGEASLAHHGVLFLDELPEFQPQVLDSLRQPLEAGEILIARANHRVTYPARFQLVAAMNPCRCGQATEPGFVCRRQPNERCIAQYQARISGPLLDRIDLVIDVPAVTAADLILPPPAEGSAEAAARVAQARERQAKRYAALGLEGVTTNAACPPPVLDEVAQPDSDGATLIRDAANAMRLSARGFHRVLKVARTLADLDGEAKVRRIHLAEALSYRASADRRPTAALA; encoded by the coding sequence ATGGTCATGCATGTCGCAACGGTCGCTTTCGAAGGAATCGAAGCGCGGACGGTCGATGTGCAGGTCCAGATTGCGGCCGGGAATGTCGCCTTCGCGGTTGTCGGGCTTCCGGACAAGGCCGTCGCGGAATCCCGCGAGCGGGTGCGCTCCGCCCTGATCGCCTCGGGCCTCGCCCTGCCGGCGAAGCGGATCGTCGTGAATCTCGCGCCCGCCGACCTGCCCAAGGAGGGCAGCCATTACGACCTGCCCATCGCGCTCGGCCTCATGGCCGCGATGGGGGCCATTCCGGCCGATGCGCTCAACGGCTTCACGGTGCTGGGGGAGCTGGCCCTCGACGGGTCCATCACGTCGGTGGCCGGAGTGCTGCCCGCCGCCATGGCGGCGGTCGAGCGGCAGCACGGCCTGATCTGCCCGGCGGCCTGCGGCGCCGAGGCCGCCTGGGCGAGCCAGGACCTCGACATCCTGGCACCGGCCTCGCTCATCCAGCTCGCCAACCACTTCAAGGGCAGCCAGGTGATGGCGCGGCCGAAACCGGCGATCATGCCGACCTCTGGCGCCATGCCGGACCTGCGCGACATCAAGGGGCAGGAGAGTGCCAAGCGCACCCTCGAGATCGCTGCCGCGGGCGCGCACAACCTGTTGATGTCCGGGCCGCCGGGGGCCGGCAAGTCTATGCTGGCCCAGCGCCTGCCCTCCATCCTGCCGCCTCTGGCGCCGCGGGAATTGCTGGAACTGTCGATGATCCAGTCCGTGGCCGGCCTGTTGGCCGAGGGGGCGCTCACGAACCGCCGCCCCTTCCGGGCGCCGCATCACTCGGCCTCCATGGCGGCCCTCGTGGGAGGCGGGCTGAACGCCCGGCCCGGCGAGGCGTCTCTTGCCCATCACGGCGTCCTGTTTCTCGACGAATTGCCCGAATTCCAGCCCCAGGTGCTCGATTCCTTGAGACAGCCCCTCGAGGCGGGCGAGATCCTGATCGCCCGTGCCAATCACCGGGTCACCTATCCGGCGCGCTTCCAGCTCGTCGCCGCCATGAATCCCTGCCGCTGCGGGCAGGCCACCGAACCGGGCTTCGTCTGCCGCCGCCAGCCGAACGAGCGCTGCATCGCCCAGTATCAGGCCAGGATCTCGGGGCCCCTGCTCGACCGGATCGACCTGGTCATCGACGTCCCGGCCGTGACCGCCGCCGACCTCATCCTGCCTCCGCCAGCCGAAGGCTCGGCCGAGGCGGCTGCCCGGGTCGCGCAGGCGCGGGAGCGGCAGGCGAAGCGTTACGCGGCCCTCGGACTTGAAGGCGTCACTACCAATGCGGCCTGCCCGCCGCCCGTGCTCGACGAGGTTGCGCAGCCGGATTCCGACGGGGCCACGCTGATCCGCGATGCCGCGAACGCCATGCGCCTCTCGGCCCGGGGCTTCCACCGGGTTCTCAAGGTGGCGCGGACCCTCGCGGATCTGGACGGCGAGGCCAAAGTCCGGCGCATCCATCTGGCCGAGGCCCTGTCCTACCGGGCTTCGGCGGACCGGCGCCCGACCGCGGCGCTGGCCTGA
- a CDS encoding GNAT family N-acetyltransferase, translating to MTPSRPDEAAPLRLAVPAPPAPLSEIRAKSIVKFLPGLRRAVRDHGTLDPVLGRIGSLEVRLATTDKEIRQAQKLRFKIFFQEMAAVPDGTARLSRRDVDDYDAICDHLLVLDHDVEAKPFRPAKPKVVGTYRLLRQEVADRHQGFYTAGEYDIAPLIGSHPGLRFLELGRSCVLKPYRNKRTVELLWHGIWAYVLHHRIDVMIGCASLEGTDPHKLALPLSFLHHYASAPPEWQASALPERFTAMDILPKEEVDPKAALHALPPMIKGYLRLGASFGRGAVIDRQFGTTDVLVILPVSAINPRYIDHFGPSANRHAS from the coding sequence ATGACGCCTTCCCGTCCGGACGAAGCGGCTCCGCTTCGGCTTGCCGTCCCGGCACCGCCTGCTCCCCTTTCGGAAATTCGGGCGAAGAGCATCGTCAAGTTCCTGCCGGGCCTCCGCCGGGCCGTGCGGGACCACGGCACCCTCGACCCCGTCCTCGGCCGGATCGGCTCCCTCGAAGTGCGCCTGGCGACCACCGACAAGGAGATCCGCCAAGCCCAGAAGCTTCGCTTCAAGATCTTTTTTCAGGAGATGGCAGCCGTTCCGGACGGGACGGCCCGGCTCTCCCGCCGCGACGTCGACGATTACGACGCCATCTGCGACCACCTGCTGGTGCTGGACCATGACGTGGAGGCCAAGCCCTTCCGCCCGGCCAAGCCGAAGGTGGTGGGCACCTATCGCCTGCTGCGGCAGGAGGTGGCGGACCGGCATCAAGGCTTCTACACGGCCGGGGAATACGACATCGCCCCGCTGATCGGGTCCCATCCGGGCCTGCGCTTCCTGGAACTCGGCCGCTCCTGCGTTCTCAAGCCCTACCGGAACAAGCGCACGGTGGAGCTCCTCTGGCACGGGATCTGGGCTTACGTGCTGCATCACCGCATCGACGTGATGATCGGCTGCGCGAGCCTGGAGGGGACCGATCCCCACAAGCTCGCCCTGCCCCTGAGCTTCCTTCACCATTACGCCTCGGCGCCGCCGGAATGGCAGGCGAGCGCCCTGCCCGAGCGTTTCACCGCCATGGATATCCTGCCGAAGGAAGAGGTGGATCCCAAGGCGGCGCTCCATGCGCTGCCGCCCATGATCAAGGGCTACCTGCGCCTCGGCGCCAGCTTCGGGCGCGGGGCCGTGATCGACCGCCAGTTCGGCACGACGGACGTGCTCGTGATCCTGCCGGTCTCGGCGATCAATCCCCGCTATATCGACCATTTCGGGCCGAGCGCGAACCGTCACGCGAGCTGA
- a CDS encoding SDR family oxidoreductase encodes MKLFVFGLGYTAQAFIRSGLPWSRVAGTVRSAGKAQSLRRDGIAALSLDEASDAEIAAEIGSADALLVSAPPSETGDPLLARVRALLARASSPAWTGYLSTTGVYGDRGGAWTDETVPANPQSPGSRRRHEAEEAWLGLGRETGQAVQVFRLAGIYGPERNALANLARGRAQRIVKPGQVFNRIHVDDIAAILAASLARPRGGAIYNVADDEPSPPQDVVTYAATLAGVEPPAEIPFEDADLSPAARGFYAENKRIANGLIKRELSVRLRYPTYREGLDALYAAGEFQLA; translated from the coding sequence ATGAAGCTTTTCGTTTTCGGTCTCGGCTACACGGCACAGGCCTTCATCCGGTCCGGCCTGCCCTGGAGCCGGGTGGCCGGCACGGTCAGGAGTGCTGGAAAGGCCCAGAGCCTGCGACGGGACGGGATTGCGGCCCTGTCCCTCGATGAGGCGAGCGATGCGGAGATTGCGGCCGAGATCGGCAGCGCCGACGCTCTCCTGGTCAGCGCGCCCCCCTCGGAAACAGGCGACCCGCTCCTCGCCCGGGTCCGGGCACTGCTCGCTCGCGCCTCTAGCCCCGCCTGGACGGGCTATCTTTCCACGACGGGAGTTTACGGCGACCGGGGCGGGGCCTGGACGGACGAGACTGTGCCGGCGAACCCGCAGAGCCCGGGCTCCCGGCGACGGCACGAGGCCGAGGAGGCTTGGCTCGGCCTGGGGCGCGAGACCGGACAGGCCGTCCAGGTTTTTCGCCTCGCGGGCATCTACGGGCCAGAGCGCAACGCGCTCGCCAACCTCGCCCGGGGCCGGGCGCAGCGCATCGTCAAGCCCGGGCAGGTGTTCAACCGCATCCATGTGGACGATATCGCGGCGATCCTGGCCGCCTCCCTGGCGCGTCCCCGGGGTGGAGCGATCTACAATGTGGCGGACGACGAGCCGTCTCCGCCGCAGGATGTGGTGACCTATGCGGCCACCCTCGCGGGCGTGGAGCCTCCCGCCGAGATCCCCTTCGAGGACGCGGATCTGAGCCCTGCAGCGCGCGGCTTCTATGCGGAGAACAAGCGGATCGCCAACGGGCTGATCAAGCGCGAACTCAGCGTAAGGCTGCGCTACCCCACCTACCGGGAGGGGCTCGACGCTCTTTATGCGGCGGGAGAGTTTCAGCTCGCGTGA
- the queG gene encoding tRNA epoxyqueuosine(34) reductase QueG — translation MPLAPERLKAWLAEGYHGAMDWMVETAERRSDPRTLWPEVHSVILLGLNYGPAEDPLAALTLKDRGTISVYARNRDYHDVIKGKLKEAAGLLAAKGGADVKVFVDTAPVMEKPLAQAAGLGWQGKHTVIISRDFGNWLFLGAIFTTAELPVDAPERDHCGSCRRCLDICPTNAFPEPYRLDARRCVSYLTIEHKEHIPEDLRAGIGNRIFGCDDCLAVCPWNKFAQTAREARLAQRDDLAALPLAELARLDDPAFRTRFAGTPIKRTGRDRFVRNVLIAIGNSGERGLAAEAVRLLDDPSPLVRAMAVWALSRLAPDEVARHAAGRREHEADEDVRAEWERALAPGEVPA, via the coding sequence ATCCCGCTCGCGCCCGAGCGCCTCAAGGCCTGGCTGGCCGAGGGCTATCACGGCGCCATGGACTGGATGGTCGAGACGGCGGAACGCCGCTCGGATCCGCGGACCCTCTGGCCGGAGGTGCACAGCGTCATCCTCCTCGGGCTGAATTACGGCCCTGCCGAGGATCCGCTTGCGGCGCTCACCCTGAAGGATCGCGGCACGATTTCGGTCTATGCCCGCAACCGCGACTATCACGACGTCATCAAGGGCAAGCTGAAGGAGGCGGCCGGCCTCCTGGCCGCGAAGGGCGGCGCCGACGTGAAGGTGTTCGTGGATACCGCGCCCGTGATGGAGAAGCCTCTGGCCCAGGCCGCCGGTCTCGGCTGGCAGGGCAAGCATACGGTCATCATCTCGCGGGATTTCGGCAACTGGCTCTTTCTCGGGGCGATCTTCACCACGGCGGAACTGCCCGTCGACGCGCCGGAGCGCGACCATTGCGGCTCGTGCCGGCGCTGCCTCGACATCTGCCCGACCAACGCCTTCCCGGAGCCCTACCGGCTCGATGCCCGCCGCTGCGTCTCCTACCTGACCATCGAGCATAAGGAGCATATCCCCGAGGACCTGCGCGCCGGGATCGGCAACCGCATCTTCGGCTGCGACGATTGTCTCGCGGTCTGCCCTTGGAACAAGTTTGCCCAGACGGCCCGCGAGGCCCGTCTCGCCCAGCGCGACGATCTCGCGGCCCTGCCTCTCGCGGAACTTGCTCGTCTTGACGATCCCGCCTTCCGGACCCGGTTCGCCGGCACGCCGATCAAGCGGACCGGCCGGGACCGGTTCGTCCGCAACGTGCTGATCGCCATCGGCAATTCGGGTGAGCGGGGCCTTGCGGCGGAGGCCGTGCGCCTCCTCGACGATCCCTCACCCCTGGTGCGCGCCATGGCGGTCTGGGCCCTGTCGCGGCTTGCCCCTGACGAGGTGGCCCGCCACGCCGCCGGACGGCGGGAGCACGAGGCGGACGAGGATGTCCGCGCCGAGTGGGAGCGGGCGCTTGCACCGGGAGAGGTCCCCGCATGA
- a CDS encoding glutathione S-transferase family protein codes for MEVRRLLDWFLSKFHMEVSDYVATEKIYKRFMPAELGGGPPDMGAIRAARANVRYHLKYIGYLIATRNWLAGHHLTYADMAAAAHLSIVDYLGDVPWDEDETAKHWYARIKSRPSFRALLADRVPGMDPWEHYDNLDF; via the coding sequence GTGGAGGTTCGCCGCCTCCTGGACTGGTTCCTGTCGAAATTCCATATGGAGGTGTCGGACTACGTCGCGACGGAGAAGATCTACAAGCGCTTCATGCCGGCGGAATTGGGCGGCGGCCCGCCCGATATGGGCGCGATTCGCGCGGCGCGGGCCAATGTGCGATACCACCTCAAATATATCGGGTACCTGATCGCCACCCGGAACTGGCTTGCGGGCCACCATCTGACCTACGCGGATATGGCCGCGGCCGCTCACCTGTCGATTGTGGATTATCTCGGCGACGTGCCATGGGACGAGGACGAAACAGCGAAGCATTGGTACGCCAGGATCAAGTCCCGGCCGTCCTTTCGCGCGCTCCTGGCGGACCGGGTGCCCGGAATGGATCCGTGGGAGCATTACGACAACCTCGACTTCTAG
- a CDS encoding undecaprenyl-diphosphate phosphatase: protein MSQFIEALFLGLIEGLTEFLPVSSTGHLLLVGHFLGFESTGKTFEVLIQLGAILAILSVYFNRLWAIARALPYDPDARRFVIGVLIAFLPAALIGAALHGFIKDVLFDPWIVCMTLIGGGFVLLLVDAMPLSAGYRDATKFPLPMYLKIGFLQCLAMIPGVSRSGATIVGAMLLGAEKRAAAEFSFYLAMPTMAGAFAYDLLKNYKILTANDASLIVVGFVAAFFSALLVVKTFLDYISRHGFAPFAWWRIIVGAAGLAGLIVFG from the coding sequence ATGTCGCAATTCATCGAGGCGCTGTTCCTGGGCCTCATCGAGGGCCTGACCGAGTTCCTGCCCGTGTCCTCGACCGGGCACCTCCTGCTTGTCGGGCACTTCCTCGGCTTCGAATCCACCGGCAAGACCTTCGAGGTGCTGATCCAGCTCGGCGCGATCCTGGCGATCCTGTCGGTCTACTTCAACCGGCTCTGGGCCATCGCCCGAGCGCTGCCCTACGACCCCGATGCCCGGCGCTTCGTGATCGGCGTCCTCATCGCGTTCCTGCCTGCCGCCCTCATCGGCGCAGCCCTGCACGGCTTCATCAAGGACGTGCTGTTCGATCCCTGGATCGTCTGCATGACCCTGATCGGCGGCGGCTTCGTGCTGCTGCTCGTAGACGCCATGCCGCTCTCGGCCGGATACCGGGACGCCACCAAGTTCCCCCTGCCCATGTATCTCAAGATCGGCTTCCTCCAGTGCCTCGCCATGATCCCGGGCGTGTCGCGCTCGGGCGCCACCATCGTGGGCGCGATGCTGCTGGGGGCCGAGAAGCGCGCGGCGGCAGAGTTCTCCTTCTACCTCGCCATGCCCACCATGGCGGGCGCCTTCGCGTATGACCTGCTCAAGAACTACAAGATCCTCACGGCGAACGATGCCTCGCTCATCGTGGTCGGCTTCGTGGCGGCGTTCTTCTCGGCGCTCCTCGTCGTGAAAACCTTCCTCGACTACATCTCCCGCCACGGCTTCGCGCCCTTCGCCTGGTGGCGGATCATCGTCGGCGCAGCCGGGCTCGCGGGCCTGATCGTGTTCGGCTAA
- the nth gene encoding endonuclease III — MSDLKQSTRRISKSAAKTLVPKVVAGKAAPARATRGRAPKPVDRATLAEIFRRLHDLNPEPKGELEYTNPYTLLVAVALSAQATDVGVNKATRGLFPVADTPQKMVALGEEGLRERIKTLNFFNTKAKNVIAFSKRLVEEFGGKVPDSVEVLETFPGVGRKTASVVVNIAFGDPRIAVDTHIFRVTNRIPLAITKTPLETQVALEALIPDEYRLHAHHWLILHGRYICKARKPECWRCPIVDLCRYPDKTPAP, encoded by the coding sequence ATGTCCGATCTGAAGCAGTCAACCCGCCGCATATCCAAATCCGCGGCCAAAACCCTTGTGCCGAAGGTGGTTGCCGGGAAGGCTGCTCCGGCCCGCGCCACGCGTGGCCGTGCACCCAAGCCCGTGGACCGGGCGACCCTCGCGGAGATCTTCCGGCGCCTGCACGATCTCAACCCGGAGCCGAAGGGCGAGCTGGAATACACCAATCCCTATACGCTCCTCGTCGCGGTGGCGCTCTCGGCCCAGGCGACGGATGTGGGCGTCAACAAGGCGACGCGGGGCCTTTTCCCTGTCGCCGACACGCCGCAGAAGATGGTGGCGCTCGGCGAGGAGGGGCTGCGCGAGCGCATCAAGACCCTCAATTTCTTCAACACGAAGGCGAAGAACGTCATCGCGTTCTCGAAAAGGCTGGTGGAGGAGTTCGGCGGCAAGGTGCCGGATTCCGTCGAGGTTCTGGAGACCTTCCCGGGCGTCGGCCGCAAGACTGCGAGCGTCGTCGTCAATATCGCGTTTGGGGATCCGCGCATCGCGGTCGACACCCATATCTTCCGGGTCACGAACCGCATTCCGCTCGCCATCACGAAGACGCCCCTCGAGACCCAGGTGGCCCTCGAGGCCCTGATCCCGGACGAGTACCGGCTCCATGCCCATCACTGGCTGATCCTGCACGGGCGCTATATCTGCAAGGCGCGAAAGCCCGAATGCTGGCGCTGCCCGATCGTGGATCTCTGCCGCTATCCGGACAAGACACCGGCTCCTTAA
- a CDS encoding DUF2244 domain-containing protein — protein MESSKVAYEASDRAERPVFEAVIRPHRSLGPQGFRIVMVLLCLTSILASLPFVALGFWPVVGFFGLDFFGLYLAFRINYRQGQSFEVLVLTPIRLLLTKVSHRGERREWLFNPLWTRLDRREDEEFGLQELTLVSRGQHVEIAHDLSPPERESFAEAFGRALADVKRGY, from the coding sequence ATGGAAAGCAGCAAGGTGGCATACGAAGCCTCGGACCGGGCCGAACGGCCGGTCTTCGAAGCCGTGATCCGGCCGCACCGATCCCTCGGCCCGCAGGGCTTCCGGATCGTCATGGTCCTTTTGTGCCTCACGTCCATCCTCGCAAGTCTTCCCTTCGTGGCTCTGGGTTTCTGGCCGGTGGTGGGGTTCTTCGGCCTCGACTTCTTCGGCCTCTACCTGGCGTTCCGAATCAATTACCGGCAGGGCCAATCCTTCGAGGTTCTGGTCCTGACGCCCATCCGATTACTGCTCACCAAGGTCAGCCACCGCGGGGAGCGGCGCGAATGGCTGTTCAACCCCCTCTGGACCCGCCTCGACCGCCGGGAGGACGAGGAATTCGGCCTTCAGGAGCTGACCCTGGTGTCCCGGGGTCAGCACGTAGAGATCGCCCACGACCTGTCCCCACCTGAGCGGGAGAGCTTCGCGGAAGCCTTCGGCCGGGCCCTTGCCGACGTGAAGCGGGGCTATTGA
- a CDS encoding bifunctional helix-turn-helix domain-containing protein/methylated-DNA--[protein]-cysteine S-methyltransferase, giving the protein MLDTLRDITIEPAALQVPDEPRSDYERVRSIIAYISERWRDQPSLEAIAEHVGLSTTHVHHLFRRWAGLSPKAFLQAITLDNAKALLASSASVLDTTYEVGLSGPARLHDLFVTHEAMTPGDYKAGAQGLTMRFGFHPSPFGEAVLVSTERGLAGLGFVDDGDRQAALADLMRRWPKAEYLEDQAATAPLARRIFEPGRWRAEQPLKVVLIGTDFEVRVWKTLLRIPRDGAATYSDIARHLGNPKACRAVGAAVGRNPVSFVVPCHRVLGKSGALTGYHWGLTRKQAILGWEAGLH; this is encoded by the coding sequence ATGCTGGATACATTGCGCGACATCACCATCGAGCCGGCAGCGCTCCAGGTCCCGGACGAGCCCCGTTCGGATTACGAGCGGGTGCGTTCGATCATCGCCTATATCTCCGAGCGCTGGCGGGATCAGCCGTCGCTAGAGGCCATCGCCGAGCATGTGGGGCTCTCGACGACCCATGTGCACCACCTCTTCCGCCGCTGGGCGGGCCTGTCGCCCAAGGCCTTCCTCCAGGCCATCACCCTGGACAACGCCAAGGCCCTGCTTGCCTCCTCGGCCAGCGTCCTCGACACCACCTATGAGGTCGGCCTCTCGGGCCCGGCCCGGCTGCACGACCTTTTCGTGACCCACGAGGCCATGACGCCGGGCGACTACAAGGCCGGCGCCCAGGGGCTGACTATGCGGTTCGGCTTCCACCCCTCGCCCTTCGGCGAGGCGGTGCTGGTCTCCACCGAGCGGGGACTGGCGGGCCTCGGCTTCGTGGACGACGGCGACCGCCAGGCGGCCCTCGCGGACCTGATGCGGCGCTGGCCGAAGGCCGAGTACCTAGAGGACCAGGCCGCCACGGCCCCCCTCGCCCGCCGAATCTTTGAGCCTGGCCGGTGGCGAGCCGAGCAGCCCCTCAAGGTCGTGCTCATCGGCACCGATTTCGAAGTCCGGGTCTGGAAGACCCTGCTGCGCATCCCCCGAGACGGGGCCGCCACCTATTCGGACATCGCCCGGCATCTCGGCAACCCGAAGGCCTGCCGCGCCGTCGGCGCCGCCGTGGGGCGCAACCCGGTCTCCTTCGTGGTCCCCTGCCACCGGGTCCTGGGGAAATCCGGCGCTCTCACGGGCTACCACTGGGGCCTCACCCGCAAGCAGGCGATCCTGGGCTGGGAGGCGGGCCTCCACTGA